From the genome of Halorussus sp. MSC15.2, one region includes:
- a CDS encoding Eco57I restriction-modification methylase domain-containing protein, which translates to MSTQIEAIDIANWDSLSDIAESLEKRGLKRQPDLGDSNEIVLQLSDDEFIKLVEAGPGEHAQDFKPESMTQHTNFVATNDFEDFTFITRVRTWDQEHGRIKYQKFSFSKDQFTRESGEKRTVLEKLNSIEYGNPATIYEDIYDTKKVVKEFYRQFEDLRTDLVQKVAGIPDDRGDAKRRYVQVVLDRMIFLYFIQEKHLLDHDKDYLRKKHDEYAEEGDVYDSFYHDLFFDALAEGRLDNKYGRVPHLNGGLFSKNPIEEEFEDAKLGETAEETNACFDEILDFLSDWNWNVDERLDIVDPKNLSPAVLGHIFEQTVNQKEMGAYYTPEEITGFMARRTIHPYLLDQLNEKVGAEYEELDEVFGFKPADAGGDTTVAADGGTITTQAPTERVTQDHVETLYFDVLKETRVLDPAVGSGAFLLAAQEVLLDVYMQCIEYFQEQEDSQPWELTDRIKEELETIEGRQGNASLYAKREIILNNLYGVDIDDGAVEICKLRLWLSMVADIEDDPDEVEKLPNIDFNIRQGNSLIGFTEVKEIAREEQGDHSLSNFGAGAGTGVKELYDDVIQAQERHRRSDSSSEAQNARQIAESKIDQHSRKLDEKIVEEFQEAGIEGVDLERVQDYSPFHWVLEFAPVYRDGGFDVIIGNPPWDMLYANRDDFFVRYDEQFQSYSSDRKDVVMEFLLEDDTVKKEWEEYQESIETRADYFTKGNTYNLQSPVVGGRTMPTKNELSALFLERIYKLSNPGVKVSLLLPGTIFGGVMGKDLRSHLLDNADVQSLIGFENKGIFNQIHPQYRFAVLTCEYGGKTKHLRSVFNQRDTGVLYDIEEIATETPRSVLVSYSPEGGIFPNITSQREVDVLKKVVEQPSLGEDIENAWSVDILTKEFVESTDKDRLLTSPDDADYPVYGGKNFHQFEYDNTHTEELDDPKYWSRDLYDPENSAKYRVREKKFNRGNLKRAIYDAFGGEETSKSQVQFVDDLLEDYRGHGLEEQDVLLDCSEYRIGIRDVSRSRDERTIIATVLPKDVVCLHTINTLKPFEINPEESHLSESPLCSPYVRRFTDKELFVATGLLNSIAFDFLMRTKVETHIIKREMLESQLPRLTEGDDWFHYISERAARLNCYGEDFEEMRERLGGIEPATTGQERRELQAEIDAAAFHAYGLDAQEVKFILDDFHRVENPRLMDEDYFDMVFEKYDYLDIEGPME; encoded by the coding sequence ATGTCCACCCAGATCGAGGCCATCGACATCGCCAACTGGGACTCGCTCTCTGATATTGCCGAATCACTCGAAAAACGCGGGCTGAAGCGACAACCCGACCTCGGCGATTCGAACGAAATCGTTCTGCAACTCTCAGATGACGAGTTCATCAAGCTCGTGGAAGCTGGGCCTGGTGAGCACGCTCAGGACTTCAAGCCCGAGAGCATGACTCAGCACACGAACTTCGTCGCTACGAACGATTTCGAGGATTTCACCTTCATCACTCGGGTCCGAACGTGGGACCAAGAACACGGCCGAATCAAATACCAGAAATTCTCCTTCTCGAAAGACCAATTCACTCGCGAATCGGGCGAGAAACGGACCGTATTAGAGAAACTGAACAGCATCGAATACGGTAACCCGGCGACTATCTATGAGGATATCTACGATACGAAGAAGGTCGTCAAGGAGTTCTACCGGCAGTTCGAAGACCTCCGCACCGACCTTGTTCAGAAGGTTGCGGGTATTCCCGACGACCGCGGGGACGCTAAGCGCCGTTACGTGCAGGTCGTACTCGACCGGATGATCTTCCTCTACTTCATTCAGGAGAAGCACCTGCTCGACCACGACAAGGACTACCTCCGGAAGAAACACGACGAGTACGCCGAGGAGGGCGACGTCTACGACAGCTTCTACCACGATCTCTTCTTCGACGCACTCGCAGAGGGCCGACTCGACAACAAGTACGGCCGAGTCCCACATCTCAATGGGGGACTCTTCTCGAAGAATCCCATTGAGGAAGAGTTCGAAGACGCCAAACTCGGCGAGACCGCCGAAGAGACGAACGCTTGCTTCGACGAGATTCTGGACTTCCTCTCAGATTGGAATTGGAACGTCGACGAACGCCTCGACATTGTGGACCCGAAGAACCTCTCCCCGGCGGTCCTCGGTCACATCTTCGAGCAGACGGTCAACCAGAAGGAGATGGGGGCGTACTACACTCCAGAGGAGATTACGGGCTTCATGGCTCGCCGGACAATCCATCCCTACCTTCTCGACCAACTCAACGAGAAGGTGGGTGCCGAGTACGAGGAACTGGACGAAGTCTTCGGATTCAAGCCAGCCGACGCTGGTGGCGATACGACGGTGGCCGCCGACGGAGGGACGATTACAACTCAAGCCCCCACGGAGCGAGTGACGCAGGACCACGTCGAGACGCTGTACTTCGACGTGCTGAAAGAGACTCGCGTCCTTGACCCTGCAGTCGGTAGCGGTGCATTCCTCCTCGCCGCTCAGGAAGTCCTACTGGACGTGTACATGCAGTGCATCGAGTACTTCCAGGAACAGGAAGACAGCCAGCCGTGGGAGCTGACCGACCGAATCAAGGAGGAACTCGAAACCATTGAGGGGCGGCAGGGGAACGCTTCACTGTACGCCAAACGTGAGATTATCCTGAACAACCTCTACGGCGTGGACATCGACGACGGCGCAGTGGAAATCTGCAAGCTCCGACTCTGGCTGTCGATGGTCGCGGATATCGAGGACGACCCTGACGAGGTCGAGAAGCTTCCAAATATCGACTTTAATATTCGACAAGGCAACAGTCTTATCGGGTTTACTGAGGTCAAAGAGATCGCTCGTGAAGAGCAAGGTGATCATTCGCTGTCGAACTTTGGGGCTGGCGCGGGAACAGGAGTAAAGGAACTTTATGACGACGTGATTCAGGCACAAGAGCGTCATCGTCGTTCAGATTCCTCTTCCGAGGCTCAGAACGCCAGACAAATTGCAGAATCAAAAATCGACCAGCATAGCCGGAAGCTGGACGAAAAAATCGTAGAGGAATTTCAAGAGGCAGGAATTGAAGGTGTGGACTTGGAGAGGGTCCAAGACTATTCGCCTTTCCATTGGGTACTTGAGTTTGCTCCGGTTTACCGGGATGGTGGATTCGACGTTATCATCGGAAACCCACCTTGGGATATGCTGTATGCAAATCGAGACGACTTCTTCGTCAGATATGACGAACAATTCCAATCTTATTCCTCCGATAGAAAGGACGTGGTAATGGAGTTCTTGCTGGAAGATGACACCGTCAAAAAGGAGTGGGAGGAGTATCAGGAGTCAATTGAGACGCGAGCAGACTACTTCACGAAAGGGAATACTTACAATCTCCAGTCGCCGGTCGTTGGAGGCAGGACGATGCCCACCAAGAACGAACTTTCAGCGCTTTTCCTTGAGAGGATTTACAAACTCTCTAATCCCGGTGTTAAAGTCAGTCTCCTTCTTCCTGGAACCATATTTGGGGGCGTAATGGGGAAAGACCTCCGTTCACACCTACTTGACAATGCGGACGTACAGAGTCTGATTGGATTCGAAAACAAAGGTATCTTTAATCAAATTCATCCTCAATACCGATTTGCGGTCCTTACATGTGAGTACGGTGGTAAGACAAAGCATTTGCGAAGCGTCTTCAATCAACGGGATACGGGTGTTCTTTATGACATAGAGGAAATCGCAACTGAAACTCCTCGAAGTGTGCTTGTAAGCTACTCCCCTGAGGGTGGTATCTTCCCGAATATCACATCACAGCGGGAGGTAGATGTTCTTAAAAAAGTCGTGGAGCAACCCTCTCTCGGTGAAGATATCGAGAATGCATGGTCAGTCGATATCCTGACGAAGGAGTTCGTAGAGTCGACTGACAAGGACCGACTTTTAACATCGCCAGATGACGCGGATTATCCGGTCTACGGTGGAAAGAATTTCCACCAATTCGAGTACGACAATACTCACACCGAGGAACTTGACGATCCAAAGTACTGGAGTCGAGACCTATACGATCCAGAGAACAGTGCTAAGTACCGTGTCCGCGAAAAGAAATTCAATCGTGGAAATCTCAAGCGGGCCATTTACGACGCCTTTGGAGGCGAAGAGACGAGCAAATCACAGGTTCAGTTTGTAGATGACCTTCTTGAGGATTATCGCGGACATGGTCTCGAAGAGCAAGACGTTCTGCTTGACTGTTCGGAGTACCGAATTGGTATTCGAGACGTGTCTCGTTCTCGCGACGAACGGACAATCATTGCGACTGTCCTACCCAAAGATGTCGTTTGCCTCCATACGATTAATACGCTCAAACCATTCGAGATTAACCCGGAGGAATCGCACCTCTCTGAGTCACCTCTATGTTCGCCTTACGTGCGCCGATTCACAGACAAAGAGCTGTTCGTTGCTACTGGTCTTCTGAACAGCATTGCATTTGACTTCCTGATGCGGACGAAGGTCGAGACGCATATTATAAAACGGGAGATGCTGGAATCACAACTTCCCCGTCTCACCGAAGGTGACGACTGGTTCCATTATATCTCCGAGCGCGCCGCTCGCCTGAACTGCTACGGTGAGGACTTCGAGGAGATGCGCGAACGACTCGGCGGTATCGAACCTGCCACTACCGGGCAGGAACGCCGTGAGCTTCAGGCCGAGATCGACGCCGCGGCGTTCCATGCCTACGGGCTTGATGCTCAGGAGGTCAAGTTCATCCTCGACGACTTCCACCGCGTCGAGAATCCGCGACTGATGGACGAGGACTACTTCGACATGGTGTTCGAGAAGTACGACTACTTGGACATAGAAGGGCCGATGGAATAA
- a CDS encoding DUF262 domain-containing protein, translating to MKTRTETLASLYQDGLFDIPSYQRSYSWEKSQLDDLIDDLRYLPEDSTHFFGNIILDEQDEQYRTDKGRRFDKYDVVDGQQRLTTALILLHVATKFDDVVDETVSEDSLIYPVEERPRLLPQDQDEEFFRDSLFGDSNLETKTPSQDRLEFAYQYFESRFEDPPSDVSVREISERLRYDCKINVVELDGESEAASIFESLNDRGKPLSSLDKTKSFLMYMDNRSSNQGALEAKIKQRFGSIYGELFVLSNGHNRVSDFDEDSFQRFHWGIYDGYDSDEYYNSLDTLKARLRNAYRQGDYGKVQSEIDKYTQDLREASSAFAALFRPLQRPEPVQSPLKHLLELGRVANVLPVLIAAQMEFGDDDPDKMVDIIEACETLVFRVYAVDGRRSDTGRGKLVRLAHNIHTDEEHGFNDTIGRLHSITRDYSDDERFIRELRDPEFYDSVTSQDIRYFLYHYGQNLEAAVGEHVEHKLPQILSSDFEVEHILARKLEEEDIPKDLREEFVDYVHRLGNLTIASDYWNKTYGNLPFKEKKTAGEEKEKAYESSSLRVQRALSDYNKFGKEEIEKREQDIIDFALEEWNVKEPEISGLEKVAKNAGETSW from the coding sequence ATGAAGACCCGCACCGAAACACTTGCATCTCTATATCAGGATGGACTCTTTGATATCCCCTCCTATCAACGGAGTTATTCGTGGGAAAAATCACAATTAGATGACCTTATAGACGATCTCCGATATCTCCCAGAGGACTCAACTCACTTTTTCGGTAATATCATCCTTGACGAGCAGGACGAACAATATAGAACAGATAAGGGCAGACGATTCGATAAATACGATGTCGTGGATGGTCAGCAACGCCTAACGACTGCGCTTATCCTTCTCCATGTTGCTACAAAGTTTGATGATGTTGTTGATGAAACCGTATCTGAAGATAGCCTGATTTACCCTGTTGAGGAACGTCCTCGACTGTTGCCACAGGACCAAGACGAGGAGTTCTTCCGAGATAGTTTGTTCGGGGATTCCAATCTTGAGACTAAGACTCCTTCGCAGGACCGCCTCGAATTCGCATATCAGTACTTCGAGTCCCGATTTGAAGACCCACCATCGGATGTCTCGGTTCGAGAGATATCAGAACGGTTGCGCTACGACTGTAAAATCAACGTCGTCGAACTAGATGGTGAATCCGAAGCTGCATCCATTTTCGAGAGCTTGAATGACCGGGGGAAGCCTCTGTCCTCACTTGACAAGACGAAGAGCTTCTTGATGTATATGGACAATCGATCAAGCAATCAAGGCGCTCTCGAAGCCAAAATCAAACAGCGGTTTGGAAGTATCTACGGCGAATTGTTCGTCTTGTCGAACGGCCACAACAGAGTCAGCGATTTTGATGAAGACAGCTTCCAGCGGTTCCATTGGGGAATTTACGATGGATATGATTCAGATGAATACTACAACAGCCTCGACACTCTAAAAGCGCGTCTACGGAACGCCTATCGGCAGGGTGACTACGGAAAAGTACAGTCTGAAATCGACAAGTATACACAAGACCTCCGAGAAGCGTCTTCAGCATTCGCGGCACTGTTCCGACCTTTACAGCGACCCGAACCTGTTCAATCCCCCTTGAAACATCTTCTCGAACTTGGTAGAGTTGCCAACGTACTTCCGGTCCTAATAGCGGCCCAAATGGAGTTCGGTGATGACGACCCGGATAAGATGGTAGACATCATTGAGGCGTGTGAAACACTCGTGTTCCGAGTGTATGCGGTAGATGGACGCCGTTCGGATACTGGACGCGGTAAACTCGTTCGTCTTGCTCACAACATCCATACGGACGAAGAACACGGATTTAACGACACGATCGGCCGTCTTCACTCAATCACCAGAGATTACTCCGACGATGAACGGTTCATTCGGGAACTTCGTGACCCCGAATTCTATGATTCCGTCACAAGTCAGGACATTCGGTATTTCCTGTATCACTACGGCCAGAATTTGGAGGCAGCTGTCGGTGAACATGTAGAACACAAACTTCCACAAATTCTTTCATCAGATTTTGAGGTCGAGCATATTCTCGCTCGCAAACTCGAAGAAGAGGACATCCCCAAGGACTTGCGAGAAGAGTTCGTCGATTACGTCCACCGGCTTGGAAACCTAACTATTGCTAGTGACTATTGGAACAAGACCTACGGGAACCTTCCCTTCAAAGAGAAAAAGACCGCTGGAGAAGAGAAAGAGAAAGCCTACGAATCGTCCAGTCTTCGAGTTCAACGCGCGCTATCTGATTACAACAAGTTCGGGAAAGAAGAGATCGAAAAAAGAGAGCAGGATATTATCGATTTCGCATTAGAAGAGTGGAATGTCAAAGAACCTGAAATAAGTGGCCTGGAAAAGGTAGCTAAGAATGCCGGTGAGACGTCGTGGTAG
- a CDS encoding helicase-related protein yields MLHLEPLVDNTETNLADTYRKVIRESEEARIATGYFYVSGFDLVKDDLDLLADPEELGRSPVRILMGRSTDRHTADEVEEGLSLREQLEDQIKEDIEELNNAQVERLDRLRDFIANGLIEIRVRNPESGYFHAKGASFRSPPESPEIREGENDQRGGAVVVGSSNFSKTGHTKNIELNLTSQEPQDIGAFDDWFDNQWANADEFNEDLLDIIESHDKYQDWKGKQGGSDDELGQYLEPFELYKLLAYDALNGNVGTRDSPLFYFQKLGYESAKEKLAQYNGCIISDSVGLGKSFIGSELLYDYRQRAKNCLLIVPANLVDQWADLLQDATNEDGDPHFGLEVDGTHLDVMSISKFQNLSYDDVQELRDTFDVILVDEAHRFRNFGKWRPQPDDEDDYKGTRRHANLRQLRGKTMIMLTATPINNSATDLKNLISLFTGENQLRNNASLNFGAFDDYIELAEERKRVIAHKEEVSEEERERLTDQLTRKSEVISDILNEVMVLRTRKHVKEQLQDDEELEMSFSPPTLHKEEYSLPLAYQPVYRVLPDVMDALHLPHITVKNPQAGGTLKALYKLNLLKRLESSTYAFVQSIQTLHQSEVTLLNFLEDLPEDEEIDVLRQYNEEDSSSLDDFVEGEDAEELAQTLEEFGFDSTMVRADQEESDQNELADATVGEVRTYIREDLTLLAHFLTKFIGDVARHSGPVNDAAVKLRTWLEDNRVDRVPDVPEEEQNPDLYPHADLDDVRDATDEFYAEVFALHEFRDPKVDQVGDVLQSHNKKVLIFTQYRATADYVYETLVDDPDSPMTRANSAVVKGGDDNKQAVIERFAPEASGYQRTLEETGESELQYVVATDTLSEGVNLQDVHVVVNYDLPWNPMRIVQRVGRVDRIGSTAEKHVHNFYPDGDIEAAIKLLKRLQAKINDIALIVGKENNILDPNEDQILERAGVETEKTIGELEVEEIEASLEQSRAVDDYNELDDTSKNPLLRNAGSNEEQAFERFLLKEDLNDEYGLDEEDFEFAEDFFEESPPEREFLYTNVTDGSGPRPGVFALAHMWFEDDDDAPLGRVRRGFYYKPFSDDVKERGVRTLKIEPDAEGEPMSGDLTRVLESREAISELVDQRLENVRSSQVEGTFEQGKEYSKEQETLISYLQHLQGSASEGEVSQSNEFDTVGEWASELESRLRDVKLENTDEDRILRETFRHHDEYDAIGSWPVEELLSELEIFLDDNIAGSTEYQETLVRESEIHAELMCWGVVAGQ; encoded by the coding sequence ATGCTTCATCTCGAACCACTCGTCGACAATACAGAAACGAATCTCGCTGACACCTATCGAAAAGTTATCCGAGAGAGTGAGGAGGCTCGGATTGCAACAGGGTATTTCTACGTCTCCGGTTTCGATTTGGTTAAAGACGATCTTGATCTGTTGGCCGACCCCGAGGAACTTGGACGGTCGCCGGTACGAATTCTGATGGGGCGTAGCACGGATCGTCACACTGCTGACGAAGTCGAAGAGGGACTCAGTCTTCGCGAGCAACTTGAAGACCAGATTAAGGAAGACATTGAGGAACTCAACAACGCTCAGGTAGAACGCTTAGACCGATTACGCGATTTCATCGCTAACGGTCTTATCGAAATACGGGTTCGAAATCCGGAATCAGGTTATTTCCACGCAAAAGGCGCAAGTTTCCGTTCTCCACCAGAATCGCCGGAGATACGAGAGGGCGAGAATGACCAACGTGGTGGTGCAGTCGTAGTTGGGTCCTCAAACTTCTCTAAAACAGGCCATACGAAGAACATTGAGTTGAATCTCACGAGCCAAGAACCGCAAGATATCGGGGCATTCGACGATTGGTTCGATAACCAATGGGCGAACGCCGACGAATTCAACGAAGACCTCCTTGATATTATCGAGTCACACGATAAGTATCAGGATTGGAAAGGGAAGCAGGGAGGCTCGGACGACGAACTCGGTCAGTATCTTGAACCGTTCGAGTTGTACAAGCTTCTCGCCTACGATGCGCTCAACGGGAACGTCGGGACACGCGACAGTCCGCTCTTCTACTTCCAAAAACTCGGGTACGAAAGCGCAAAAGAGAAGCTCGCACAGTATAACGGATGTATTATCTCCGACTCGGTCGGGCTTGGGAAGTCATTCATTGGTAGTGAACTTCTCTACGACTATCGGCAGCGGGCGAAAAACTGCCTCTTGATTGTTCCTGCGAACCTCGTTGACCAGTGGGCTGATTTACTCCAAGATGCGACGAACGAAGACGGGGATCCGCACTTTGGACTCGAAGTTGATGGTACACACCTCGACGTAATGAGCATCAGTAAGTTCCAGAACCTCAGTTACGACGACGTTCAGGAACTGCGAGACACGTTCGATGTTATTCTCGTCGACGAGGCCCACCGATTCCGGAACTTTGGCAAATGGCGGCCCCAGCCGGACGACGAAGACGACTACAAGGGAACGCGCCGACACGCGAATCTCCGGCAACTCCGCGGTAAGACGATGATTATGCTGACCGCGACGCCGATTAATAACAGTGCGACCGACCTGAAGAACTTGATTAGCCTCTTCACAGGTGAGAATCAGCTCCGGAACAACGCGAGTCTCAACTTCGGCGCGTTCGACGATTACATCGAACTCGCCGAGGAACGGAAGCGGGTCATTGCTCACAAGGAGGAGGTTTCTGAAGAGGAACGAGAACGGCTCACTGACCAACTCACTCGAAAGTCGGAGGTAATTAGTGACATCCTCAACGAGGTAATGGTACTCCGAACACGAAAGCACGTCAAGGAGCAACTGCAAGACGACGAGGAGCTCGAAATGAGCTTCAGTCCGCCGACTCTCCACAAAGAGGAGTACTCCTTGCCTCTCGCGTACCAACCCGTCTATCGCGTTCTCCCGGACGTAATGGATGCACTCCATCTTCCGCACATTACAGTCAAAAACCCTCAGGCCGGTGGAACGCTGAAGGCGCTTTACAAGCTTAATCTCCTGAAACGGCTCGAATCGTCGACGTACGCGTTCGTCCAGTCAATTCAGACCCTACACCAGAGCGAAGTCACGCTTCTGAACTTCCTCGAAGATCTCCCAGAAGATGAAGAAATCGACGTACTTCGACAGTACAACGAGGAGGACTCGTCATCGCTCGACGACTTCGTGGAAGGGGAAGACGCAGAGGAACTCGCGCAGACTCTCGAAGAGTTCGGCTTCGACTCGACCATGGTTCGGGCCGATCAAGAGGAGTCCGACCAGAACGAGCTCGCTGACGCGACCGTCGGTGAGGTCCGGACTTACATTCGAGAGGACCTCACCCTCTTGGCACATTTCCTCACGAAGTTCATCGGTGACGTTGCTCGGCATTCTGGACCGGTAAACGACGCCGCAGTCAAACTCCGTACGTGGCTCGAAGACAATCGCGTCGACCGAGTCCCGGACGTACCTGAGGAGGAACAGAACCCCGACCTGTACCCGCATGCGGACTTGGACGACGTTCGAGACGCAACTGACGAGTTCTACGCCGAGGTCTTCGCGCTCCACGAGTTCCGGGACCCGAAAGTCGATCAAGTCGGCGATGTCCTCCAGAGCCACAACAAAAAGGTCCTCATCTTCACGCAGTATCGGGCCACCGCCGACTACGTCTACGAGACACTCGTAGACGACCCTGATTCGCCGATGACGCGGGCGAATAGCGCTGTCGTGAAAGGCGGTGACGACAACAAGCAGGCCGTCATCGAACGGTTCGCGCCAGAGGCTTCGGGGTATCAGCGGACCCTTGAAGAAACCGGTGAGAGTGAACTACAGTACGTTGTCGCGACGGATACCCTCAGTGAAGGGGTGAACCTGCAGGACGTTCACGTCGTCGTCAACTACGACCTCCCGTGGAACCCAATGCGTATCGTCCAGCGGGTCGGTCGGGTCGACCGTATCGGGAGTACGGCCGAAAAGCACGTCCACAACTTCTACCCCGACGGTGACATCGAAGCTGCAATTAAACTGCTCAAGCGTCTACAGGCGAAAATCAACGACATCGCGCTCATCGTCGGGAAGGAGAACAACATCCTCGATCCGAACGAAGACCAGATTCTGGAGCGTGCGGGCGTCGAAACGGAGAAGACCATCGGCGAGTTGGAGGTCGAAGAGATCGAGGCGTCGCTCGAACAGTCGCGGGCCGTCGACGACTACAACGAACTCGACGACACGAGCAAGAACCCGCTCCTTCGAAACGCCGGGAGCAACGAAGAGCAAGCCTTCGAGCGATTCCTCCTGAAGGAAGACCTAAACGACGAGTATGGTCTTGACGAAGAGGACTTCGAGTTCGCAGAGGACTTCTTCGAGGAATCACCCCCGGAACGCGAGTTCCTCTACACGAACGTCACGGACGGAAGCGGCCCCCGACCGGGCGTGTTCGCCCTCGCTCACATGTGGTTCGAAGACGACGATGACGCGCCACTCGGACGAGTCCGGCGTGGGTTCTACTACAAGCCGTTCAGCGACGACGTGAAGGAGCGCGGCGTTCGGACGCTGAAGATCGAACCGGACGCTGAAGGTGAGCCGATGTCCGGCGACTTGACGCGCGTGCTGGAAAGTCGAGAAGCGATTTCGGAGTTGGTCGATCAACGACTCGAAAACGTTCGGTCGAGTCAGGTGGAAGGAACCTTCGAACAAGGGAAGGAATACTCGAAGGAGCAAGAGACGCTGATTAGCTATCTCCAGCACTTGCAGGGTTCTGCATCGGAGGGGGAGGTCTCACAGTCGAACGAGTTCGATACGGTCGGGGAATGGGCGTCTGAGTTGGAGTCACGACTTCGAGACGTGAAGTTAGAGAACACCGACGAGGACAGGATTCTCCGCGAGACGTTCCGGCATCACGACGAGTACGACGCTATCGGTTCGTGGCCCGTCGAAGAGCTACTGAGCGAATTGGAAATCTTCCTTGACGATAACATTGCAGGGTCGACGGAGTACCAAGAGACACTGGTTCGTGAAAGTGAGATTCACGCCGAGTTGATGTGCTGGGGGGTTGTAGCAGGACAATAA
- a CDS encoding ArsR family transcriptional regulator, with protein MEDGESTARELADHLELDRSTVSRQLNHLTDIGLLEKQ; from the coding sequence ATGGAGGACGGAGAATCGACCGCGAGAGAACTCGCCGACCATCTCGAGTTGGACCGAAGCACCGTCAGCAGACAGCTGAATCACCTGACTGACATCGGCCTGCTGGAGAAACAGTAG
- a CDS encoding redoxin domain-containing protein, producing the protein MPATGDTAPTFTATVGTSDHASFDLEDRIGDGPLVLAFFPGAFTPPCTNEMLALQERLDEFRDAGASVLGVSADSPFSLGAFQEEHGVEFDLVSDMNREAIRKYDLEIDIPELGLYEIANRAVFVLDEDGTVTYDWTADDPTNEPPYDELLNEVQAA; encoded by the coding sequence ATGCCAGCCACTGGAGATACTGCACCGACGTTCACAGCGACCGTCGGGACCAGCGACCACGCATCGTTCGACCTCGAAGACCGCATCGGTGACGGACCACTCGTCCTCGCGTTCTTTCCGGGCGCGTTCACGCCGCCGTGTACGAACGAGATGCTCGCTCTTCAAGAGAGACTCGACGAGTTCAGGGACGCCGGTGCGTCCGTTCTCGGGGTGAGTGCGGACTCGCCGTTCTCGCTCGGGGCGTTCCAGGAAGAACACGGAGTCGAATTCGACCTCGTAAGCGACATGAATCGGGAAGCGATTCGGAAGTACGACTTGGAAATCGACATCCCGGAACTCGGACTCTACGAAATCGCCAACCGTGCCGTGTTCGTTCTGGACGAGGACGGGACAGTGACGTACGATTGGACTGCCGACGACCCCACGAACGAACCGCCGTACGACGAACTCCTGAACGAAGTCCAGGCGGCCTAA
- a CDS encoding DUF2249 domain-containing protein: protein MVSRIDVRERAADECREQIREDLRDISAGETATIVAHHDVEAALYQYQIKRGETLDWQYETAGPDVWEIRVSKSEHSGGRTGLTEFDVREMPPRKRHSVLLETFELLDPDEGFVLVNDHDPKPLYHELRSTRGDIFEWEYTNRDSQAWKVEIRKTDDGETEDDDEVQAKFDVREIPKQERHPTIHHRYGNLEDGNAMEITSPHEPRPLHREFRQRYGQSFSWEVREREPGRCRVRITKGGQSSTDDEESSQSADVSMDVTEELDVRDLPPAQRHQQIFEAYEQLQSGEAFVLVNDHDPKPLYHQFEAETGSEFRWEYRQRDPNEFRVLIGRDGATESDSSASETTKAPF from the coding sequence ATGGTATCCAGAATCGACGTTCGCGAGCGGGCGGCCGACGAGTGCCGTGAGCAAATCCGGGAGGACCTGCGGGACATCAGCGCCGGTGAGACGGCGACTATCGTGGCCCACCACGATGTCGAGGCGGCGCTGTATCAGTACCAAATCAAACGTGGCGAGACGCTAGACTGGCAGTACGAGACTGCAGGACCCGACGTCTGGGAAATCCGCGTGAGTAAATCGGAGCACTCTGGGGGACGGACTGGCCTGACCGAGTTCGACGTGCGGGAGATGCCGCCGCGAAAGCGCCACTCGGTACTCCTCGAAACCTTCGAGCTACTCGACCCCGACGAAGGGTTCGTCTTGGTGAACGACCACGACCCGAAGCCGCTCTACCACGAACTTCGCTCTACCCGCGGCGACATCTTCGAGTGGGAGTACACGAACCGCGACTCGCAGGCGTGGAAGGTCGAGATACGCAAGACCGACGACGGTGAGACGGAAGACGACGACGAAGTACAGGCGAAATTCGACGTCCGTGAAATCCCGAAACAGGAGCGACACCCGACGATTCATCACCGGTACGGAAACCTCGAGGACGGCAACGCAATGGAGATAACCTCCCCGCACGAACCCCGTCCGCTCCACCGGGAGTTCCGACAGCGATACGGACAGTCGTTCTCGTGGGAGGTTCGAGAGAGGGAGCCGGGTCGCTGTCGCGTCCGTATCACGAAAGGAGGCCAGTCGAGTACCGACGACGAAGAGTCCTCGCAGTCGGCCGACGTGTCGATGGACGTGACGGAGGAACTGGACGTTCGGGACCTGCCGCCCGCCCAACGCCACCAACAGATTTTCGAGGCGTACGAGCAACTTCAGTCGGGTGAGGCGTTCGTCTTGGTGAACGACCACGACCCGAAACCGCTCTATCACCAGTTCGAAGCGGAAACCGGGAGCGAGTTCCGATGGGAGTACCGGCAGCGAGACCCCAACGAATTTAGGGTTCTCATCGGCAGAGACGGCGCGACCGAGAGCGACTCCTCGGCATCCGAGACCACGAAAGCGCCGTTTTGA